The Rhododendron vialii isolate Sample 1 chromosome 1a, ASM3025357v1 region ttttacttactTCTGATCGCTTTTTGAGTCCATGTTGTGCACGTACAAAGTCAGCTCCACAAAGTAACATCTCAACCATTTCAGTTGCTAATGATGAGCGGTATGGATCAATCACCCTACCTCCAGCACTAAATGTGGATTCTGAAGCCACAGAGGTAATAGGAATTGATAATATGTCAGCTGCCATCCTATACAATATGCGAAACTTCAAATTGTTTGCTTTCCACCACTCTAATGCATCAAAATGGGAATCTGAGTTTTCATCACAAATGTAGACACCTTCTTCCAAATAAATGTCCAATTCGGATTTCACAGGTTGAATGATGTCCGCTTTTCTAACAAAAGACTCAAACTTGGATCTTCCACCACCCATTTTTTTAATCCCCCCTgaaacaacactagaagaacaAACTTCTTTAGCACTTTGCTGTGAATTTTGCTCAATGTTGACAAGAGAATACGCAGCAACATACTCCTTATAAAGCTCATGAAGAGACTGAAGCACTATAGAACTATTTCTCGCAGCTTCTAACTCCGTGTATATCTCGGGGAAACAACAGTCAATAAGCGTCATTTTGTATCTTGGATCCAACACAGCCCCCAAGGCCATCAATAGATTACACTCACCCCAATACTTGTCAAACTTTATCTTCATCTTCAAAGCCATCGCTTTCATGTACTCCTTTTCGTTGTCCGAATTTTTATCAATTACTTCTTTCAT contains the following coding sequences:
- the LOC131302495 gene encoding zinc finger BED domain-containing protein RICESLEEPER 2-like isoform X2 — its product is MKEVIDKNSDNEKEYMKAMALKMKIKFDKYWGECNLLMALGAVLDPRYKMTLIDCCFPEIYTELEAARNSSIVLQSLHELYKDVVSGGIKKMGGGRSKFESFVRKADIIQPVKSELDIYLEEGVYICDENSDSHFDALEWWKANNLKFRILYRMAADILSIPITSVASESTFSAGGRVIDPYRSSLATEMVEMLLCGADFVRAQHGLKKRSETEEPTIQEIILP
- the LOC131302495 gene encoding zinc finger BED domain-containing protein RICESLEEPER 2-like isoform X1; this translates as MKEVIDKNSDNEKEYMKAMALKMKIKFDKYWGECNLLMALGAVLDPRYKMTLIDCCFPEIYTELEAARNSSIVLQSLHELYKEYVAAYSLVNIEQNSQQSAKEVCSSSVVSGGIKKMGGGRSKFESFVRKADIIQPVKSELDIYLEEGVYICDENSDSHFDALEWWKANNLKFRILYRMAADILSIPITSVASESTFSAGGRVIDPYRSSLATEMVEMLLCGADFVRAQHGLKKRSETEEPTIQEIILP